A stretch of DNA from Salvelinus sp. IW2-2015 linkage group LG20, ASM291031v2, whole genome shotgun sequence:
GGCGATGTCAAAACATAGCCTACCCACTCGAATTTAGGGCTACTCACCTGAACACCATCAAAACGACAATGAAGGACCCATAATGTAGGCTATAGCCGACGTTATCCCCGTTGATTGACAGGTATGGAAAAAGACCCAAGTCACTCTCATTAAATTCAGTGTCTTTCGATTTCGCTCTCAAAATCTGTCAAAGCCGCAGTCTGACTGCAGAGCAGAGCGCAGCATTCTATATGTCCGAATACTGCACAGGGATGCACTGCAGTGGACTGACTAGAAATAGAAACCCTGTTAAAATAACTTTGCTCACGCTTTGCATAGAGACGCTTCGACTTGCCTTGCATGGCGTAGAAAAAATCTTCCAATATATTTAATAGCACGGATAGCCTCTCGTAGCCTCACTTCAAAAGTGCAGATCGCTGAACCAGCATGAACAGTAAACAGTAGCGCCGAGACACCGCAATATAACCGAGGAGACCTTGCTTCGCGTCTCCTCATCTTCTTTTCCCCCTTGAAGAAGCGCCAGCAAACTCCGAATAATCGGATTATTAGAGTCCTGGCTAGAGAGAGAAACACTAATCCAGATTAAAACAGTCGTACAGCAGCACCTATGTCGTTCTCGGCTCAGTATGAAAACACTGTCACACTTGTCTATAGGATAGGATCTTCACTCACACGTGTTTTTGGTCAGCCTCTCAAACCATCACTTCTAAAAACGCATCCAGGTCTTTCTAGCAGTGCAATAAAGTAGAGTTATGTAAATGCATGGATTAAACTGAAGATAAAACCAATGGAGAATAACATTTTAACCCTCTGTGAATACTGTCCACCACATCAAAATAAATCCAATATCACCATGGGATATTTCCTTTCAGACTATACTGGTAGTAAGTGTCCATCAGGGATACTGATTATCCAAATGAATGACCTACTATGGTAGTTTTCCTTGGACAGGTGAAGTTGAATGCTAAAACCACAACCAATGTATTCTCCATTACAGGAGCAATCTGGAattggtacatacattttttaactttTACATTAATAATATATAGCATTGTTTCTAGTAAAATAACTTGACCACTATTTTTCAACCTCTTGCTGCTGCTTAATTCATCCTCTGTTTTTATCCATCTACATCCAGTGGGGTTTGTTCATCTGCCTCCCCATCCATCATGcctcgtagtgtgtgtgtgagcacagctggggcctggcaggacgtgtgtatatgtgtttggtTGTGCTTGCATGTTGTATGTGTGgtatgtagtgtatatgtatgtgttgtgtgttgtgatgtgtgtgtgtgtgtgtgtgtgtgcatgccaggTTTGCTCATATCCACTTTGAAATCCGACATCCGTCCAGGTACCCAAAACCACCATTAAGGGCAACAGTGAGCGTTGTGGATATTGTGGACCGGGGTGCAGATGAGCGTGAACTGCGAGCTCAGCTCTGAAGGTTATATGTCCAATCCCAGTGATAGAacttaaatgttttttgtttaaccctttccaaaccttaacccttaacattCAGAAAGAAGGCCTAAATTAACTGTggagttgttttttgttttaaccctaaccGCGAACCTCGGCTCCGAGGGTTGTGTGTTCAAAGCCAAGATAGGCACTCCTTTGTTTTTGGAGGGTTTTAACCCcattccaaaccttaacccttatttaaacattcaaaatgaatgcctaaacttgtGACAGCAGGGGTGCAACCTGTGGTGTCCAAAACACCTCGAAATTGACGTTTGGAGCAACTTCAAAAtgtttgacgtttggagaaatgtGGACAAACGgtggaatctgaagtcaaattggtcaaactatgagatcttgtgtgtgtgtgtgtgtgtgtgtgtgtgtgggggatgtgggtggtgtgtggtgtgtgtgtgtgtgttgtttgtgtgtgtgtgtgagcacagcTTAGCATCTAACAGACAATACATATATCATCAACATGGCATTATTTTCATATAGAGTCTATATGTAGTATTATAGACTATGGTTCTCTTGCCAAGAGGTGTTTTCATGTCTATATGGTCCTGGACTTGCACATATGTGTGAGCGACCAGGTATTCAACCAGGTTCATCTGCATGGCTCAACCACCTTAGCCCACTGATCtaaaggcactctgggaaataacGTAATCTTCAGGTCTCAACCACCTCCTTCCACACTATACTAAAACAGAGCCAACAAAGTCGACTAATTGTTCTTTCTCACAAGCGTTGACTCTGTAATGATTTATATAAATGTCACATCATCTATATGACCTTGGATTCAAACAGACTTCAGCTCTGATTTTATTGACCTGCTGTACTTTAACATAAACGTGATTGCTCAATATAATGAGTCTTGGTCACAgactgtttaatttttttttacagtcaatAAAACGTAAATTGTGCATAGAAATCAATGTTATTGGACCTTTAACAATATTAATTAATTTGATGACTTTTGTACAATATGCTTTACCTGAAACTATGCAGACATTGTGATACAGTACTGAATGTTGAAACTGGTTACTTAACAACAGCGACATCTTGTGTCATAAGGGGAACACATGTGTGCAACTGGGATTGCATGGTCACGTGATCCATCCCTCCATGCGGATTGGTTCGATATGCACCATTCTCCAGTCCCAGATTGGTTTGAGTAGCTAAATTGTATGAAAAGAAGAAGTACATGTAGCCTTACCTGTCCTTCACCAACTATTCTTTCACACATTTCCACGGAAGAGCAGCACATAAAAGTGAGTCGCAGTTCTACGCATTTTAGCTATAAATTGCGAAAGCTTACAGGCGAGCTACATTGAAGGAAACCAGATTGAGTGGCTACACTAGCTAACCTCATAGTTATGCCAAGGTCCTGTCCTCTATGGTATTTTTTGAAGAACGTTAATACCTACTGTATTTACTATGAATTACCACTGCAACTAATGTACGGAAGAGAAGGACGTYATCATCAATGGCAGTCAACGTTTGCGATCTCCACATGTGTCTGATTAGGAGGAYGGGCTYATCAATAACttggtagttagttagctagttaggctACTCGACAACAGTGAGTTACTGTAGCTGTCAGCTAGATGCAGGTGTCATGTCAATATCAGCAGAGTCAACTTCCATCACACATGATTAATCAGTGGAATTTGCCTGATGACTCCTTTATACAGCTACTAACTATCTCTAGTGGCAGTGATGCACAAATAAGTAAGTGATACAGAATTGGCTTCCAATAAAAATAGCAACATACTGAATCATTCCTCGTGAATCACAATAGCCTATCCATATTTACAGTTACTGTCTCTCAGAGAAACTACTAGTCACCCTgtatacagtggaggctgctgaggggaggacggctcataataatgtctggaacggcgcAAATGGYATCCCggaaatggaacggcatcaaaccatgtgtttgatgtattgaataccattccacttacttcgctccagccattaccacaagcccgtcctccccaattaaggtgKCACCAACCMCCTGTGCTGTATAACATGTTTTCTCTCCCCCAGACCTGAGGTCCTCTGGTGAGGCTGCTGTGGAGTCATCATGGTGGGCTATGACCCAGGGTCTAAGGGCGCTGCTCCAGCCCCAGAAGATGCAGCCCTGTCTGGGTCGGCCGCAGGCATGGTGACCCGAGCCCTGATCAGCCCCCTGGATGTCATCAAGATAAGATTCCAGGTACAGTAAGCATCATCAGATGGATATTATTGTGGTGCATGTTTTAGTTGCATGGCCACTTTGGACCCTAATTTACTACACAATTACATAATGTAAGTTGGAACTTCAGAAAGTTggaacttcagaaagtattcagaccccttgacttattccacattttgtaacgttacagccttattctaaaatgtattatatatatttttcccttaatctacacacaataccccataaagacaaagcaaaaacaggtttttagacgttagctaatttataaaataaaaaactgcaatatgacatttacataagtattcagaccctttactcagtactttgttggagcacctttgacagcgattacatcCTTGCGTCTTCTAGGgaaatgacgctacaagcttggcacacctgtatttgggggagtttctcccttctctgcagatcctctcaagagctgtcaggttggatggggagcgttgctgcaaagctatttccaggtctctccagtgatgttcgatcaggttcaagtccaggctctggctgggccactcaaggacattcagagacttgagcCCACTCCtgtgtggtcttggctgtgtgcttgggtcgtgtccttttggaaggtgaaccttcgccccagtctgaggtctgagtggtctggaccaggttttcactCAAGGATCTCTCTTGTACTTTTCtatgttcatctttgccttgatcctgactagtctcccagtccttgctgctgaaaaacatcctactcagcaatgatgctgccaccaccatgcttcaccgtagggatggtgccaggtttcctgcagaagtgacgcttggcattcagccaaatagttcaatcttggtttcatcagaccagagaatcttgtttctcatggtctgagatcttaggtgccttttggcaaattccaagcgagCTTTCATatttcttttactgaggagtggctttcgtctggccaatctacccaaaggcctgatggtggagtgctgcagagatggttgtccttgaaCGTTTCTCTTCTCCACAGAGAACTcgagagctttgtcagagtgaccatcggtttcttggtcacctccctgaccaaaaccattctcccccgattgctcagtttggcaggcgtccagctctaggaagagtcttggtggtttcaaacttcttccatttaagaatgatggaggccactgtgttattggaccttcaatgctgcagaaatgtttttggtacccttccccagatctgtgcgtcgacacaatcctgttctcgggagctctatggacaatttcttcaacctcatggtttggttttttgctctgacatgcactgtcaactgtgcctTACATAGgcgaggtgtgtgcctttccaaatcatgtccaatcaattgaatttaccacaggtagactacaagttgtagaaacaatctcaaggatgatcaatgtaaacaggatgacctgagctcaatttcaagtctcatagcaaagggtctgaatacttatgtaaataggataTTTGTGTTtaataaaatgtgcaaaaatgtctacaaaactgttttcgcttgtcattattgggtattgtgtgtagattgctgagaattgttttatttaatcaattttagaataaggtgtaacgtaaacaaaatatggaaaaagtcaagggctctgaatacttctCATGCACTGTTTTTGTGGCCAACTCTAGTGGTTCTGGTAAACATACAACTCTGTTATTTGTGCATGATAACCTTTGCCCAGGCTTTTATGACTCAAACCAAAAAGCGCAGTGTTGTGAGACTCCATGAAATCAAGCTTTTTAGTCCTGAAGAAGTTTGTTTCATTGCTACTAAACTTGTTTGGTCGTACAGCATTCTTTTGATGAGTTCACAGCACCACACCCAGACCCTCAGACACACTGGGCATGCCCAGTTTCTCACCAACACACTGGTGGCCATGGCAACACACATTAATGATGTGCTCAGCATTTGCTGGGGAATTActtacaactgtgtgtgtgtggtgtgtgtgtgtgtgtgtgtgtgtgtgtgtgtgtgtgtgtgtgtgtgtgtgtgtgtgtacgtgcatatgTGTATTTCGTTCTACACAAGAATCTAAAGCAGAATGTCTCTTTCCACTGTCTGACACTACACACCCCTCCTTGCGTACACAGGTTGCAGATAGAGCGCGTATCGTCAAGGCACCCGAAGGGAAGTACTGGGCCTGTTCCAGGCATCACGTTGTATCCTGGCAGAGAGGGCTGCTGCCTTCTGGGAAGGACATATCCCCGCccagctcctctctgtctgcttcCGGGCAGTACAGGTAGGAACATACACTGGGGCATTTCTCCTGTCAGAATGCCTGTGTGTATGTCACACAGTGTTGTAGTTGATGAGTGGATTCTGAGAGCTGTTTTCTGACTCAACTCTTGTCCCTAGCAGCCTTTGCCCTGTAACGCCTCAATAGCATCTCTCACATGGTAGTGGGTTGATAGATTATAATATATAGTCATGTGCCTCACTTTTTTAAATTTCTATTGTTTTTATCCCTGTGGTCTCCATTCATGCGGTGCTGTATAACTTGGCGCTGTTTGTCTGAAACTTTGTTTTGATGCTGTGATTTCATCTGTCTTTAAGGTTTGGTTTAAGGCTGTGTTTTCGTCCCTCCATAGTTTGCCAGCTTTGAGTTCCTGACTGAGATGACCCACAAGAGCACCGTCTAGACAGCCAGACAGCGGGGGTGCACTTGTGTGTGGCGTCTGGCCGCCTGCTCTGCCACTGTAGCCTGCCAGCCACTAGACACACTGCGAACACGCTTCGCAGCTCAGGGAGAGCCCAAGGTGAGAGACAAagaaaaacatacagtatgaatcTATCGAAAAGCATTAGCTTATTCTACCATTATCAAAAGCAGTAATAGTCCATTAACTGTGGCAACCCATAATTGCCAAGCAACAAACGACAACCAAACGACAACCATTATTTATAAACTAAATATAATTTATAgtaattctatataataattgtCAATAACCTACTTATAACCCCTTAAAAAggatagtttagaaaaatgtcatatctttatttagatattttttcCTTACCTTGAaggcagtctatggacaaggagtgactgcaatccacactttggCTTTGTTAAAGTGTTATCATTGAATCTTTGGCTTGTGCTACTGATAGCTACTAGCTAACCCACAGGCATGAATCTGTAACATAGGTGTATCACAGTCTGAGACATGCTGTGTCCACCATGTACCGCACTGAGGGGGCCTGGGTTCTACCCGTGCCTGGGTCCAACACTGGTGCAGTGTTCCCCTACGCAGGCCTGCAATTCTTCTTCTACAAGGTCCTCAAGAACCTCATGGGACCACCGCCCAAGGACAGCAACGTCGGAGGTCAGTGGCCAGTATAGGGACGGTCATGCCTTTGACACCATGACACTGTTTTAAATAcacaacactgcacacacaccaatGACTGTTAAGGGAATAGGGCCTAGAAACTAACAATATAAACCTTGGCTTGGCTAGCAAACAGGAAACTAACTTTGTAACTAGGGCCTGGATATGCCCCGACTACCACTGACTGAACACATAAACATAACTTTGAAGGATAGGGCCTAGAAACTACCTGAACATTACTgcttttttcctttctattgaaggCAACCTCAGAAGCTTGTTATGTGGAAGCTGTGCTGGAGTcatcagcaagacaatgacctaCCCCTTTGACCTCATCAAAAAGAGACTGCAGGTGGGAGGGTTTGAAGAAGCCAGAGCCCACTTTGGACAGGTACGGATGACATCTCatttagaggttgaccgattaatcggaatggccgattaattagggccgatttcaagttttataacaatcggtaatctgcatttttggacaccgatcatggccgattacattgcactccacgaggagactgcgtggcaggctgactacctgttatgcgagtgcagcaaggagccaaggtaaggtgctagctagcattaaacgtatcttaacaatcaatcttaacataatcactagtaactacacatgttgatgatattactaattgatttagcttgtcctgcgttgcatataatcgatgcggtgcctgttaatttatcatgaatcacagcctacttcgccaaacgggtgatgatttaacaagcgcattcgcaaaaaaaagcactgtcgttgttaccaatgtgtacctaaccataaacatcaacgcctttcttaaaatcaatacacaagtatatatttttaagcctgcatatttagttaatattgcctgctaacatgaatttcttttaacttgggaaattgtgtcacttctcttgcgttctgtgcaacagagtcagactatatgcagcagtttgggccgcctggctcgttgcgaacttcgccaaacgggggatgatttaacaaaagcgcattagCGAGAAatgcacaatcgttgcacgaatgtacctaaccataaacatcaatgcctttctaaatcaatacacagaggtatatttttaaacctgcatatttagtttaaagaaatccaggttagcaggcaatattaaactagggaaattgtgtcacttctcttgcgttaatTGCACacgagtcagggtatatgcaacagtttgggccacctggctcgttgcgaactaatttgccagaatcttACGTaaatatgacataacattgaaagttgtgcaatgtaacaggaatatttagacttatggttgccacccgttcgataaaatacggaacggttccgtatttcactgaagaataaatgttttgttttcgaaatgatagtttccggatttgaccatattaatgacataaggctcgtatttctgtgtgttattatgttataattaagtctattattTGAGAGGCAGTCTGACTAAGCGGTgctaggcagcagcaggctcgtaagcattcattcaaacagcactttcgtgcgtttgccagcagctcttctctgtggcttcaagcattgagctgtttatgacttcaagcctatcaactcccgagattaggctgatgtaaccgatgtgaaatggctagctagttagtggggtgcgcgctaatagcgtttcaatcgtgaCGTCACtcctctgagaccttgaagtagttgttccccttgctctgcaagggccgcggcttttgtggagcgatgggtaacgatgcttcgagggtggctgttgtcgatgtgtcctggttcgagcccaggtaggggcgaggagaggacggaa
This window harbors:
- the slc25a19 gene encoding LOW QUALITY PROTEIN: mitochondrial thiamine pyrophosphate carrier (The sequence of the model RefSeq protein was modified relative to this genomic sequence to represent the inferred CDS: inserted 2 bases in 1 codon; substituted 1 base at 1 genomic stop codon), yielding MVGYDPGSKGAAPAPEDAALSGSAAGMVTRALISPLDVIKIRFQVQLQIERVSSRHPKGSXLGLFQASRCILAERAAAFWEGHIPAQLLSVCFRAVQFASFEFLTEMTHKSTVXTARQRGCTCVWRLAACSATVACQPLDTLRTRFAAQGEPKVYHSLRHAVSTMYRTEGAWVLPVPGSNTGAVFPYAGLQFFFYKVLKNLMGPPPKDSNVGGNLRSLLCGSCAGVISKTMTYPFDLIKKRLQVGGFEEARAHFGQVRKYGGFVDCVSQIAREEGLRGFLKGLSPSLVKAAVSTGFTFFWYEFFLNAIQNLKGSQ